A window from Citrus sinensis cultivar Valencia sweet orange chromosome 3, DVS_A1.0, whole genome shotgun sequence encodes these proteins:
- the LOC102610251 gene encoding putative disease resistance RPP13-like protein 1 — MAELLLSAFLDVLFDRLASRDLFNFIRQLQGGVSSELRKWERKLKTIQAVLRDAEEKQLTDEAVKMWLDDLQDLACDAEDILDEFATQALEHKLMAEGLDQPGSSSKVRNLVPAACFRCFSPITTVKFNFSMRSKIKEITNRLEELCKQRIELGLQLIPGGTSSTAAAQRRPPSSSVPTEPVVFGREEDKTKVLEMVLTDTAADHANFAVIPIVGMGGIGKTTLAREVYNDKAVEDSGKFDVKAWVCVSDDFDVLSISKALLESITSATCDLKTVDKVQVQLKKAVDGKRFLLVLDDVWNEDYSLWVDLKAPFLAAAPNSKMIITTRNSHVASTMGPIDHYNLEHLLDDDCWSIFKTHAFEGRDHNALEISESFRKKVVGKCGGLPLAAKTLGGLLRTTTYDMWDDILDSKIWDLPRQSSILPVLRLSYHHLPSHLKRCFAYCAIFPKDFEFDEKELVFLWIAGGIIRQSSNNEQLKDLGSQCFHDLVSRSIFQRKGFGSSKFAMHDLVHDLAQLVSGETIFRLEEDNSSSRRFERVRHSSYACGELDGRNKFKVFYEIEHLRTFLPLHKTDYIITCYITSMVLYDLLPKFKKLRLLSLQGYYIGELPIPFEDLRLLRYLNLADTDIRSLPESSCSLLNLEILILRNCSSLIKLPSKIRRLINLCHLDIRGAILLKEMPFGMKELKNLQTLSNFVVGKGGETASGLEDLKILKFLSGELCISGLQNVNDSKNAREAALCEKLNLEALSLEWGSQFDNSRDEVAEEQVLGVLQPHKFVKELTIKRYGGARFPLWIGDPLFSKMNVLELDDCWNCTSLPSLGLLSSLRDLTIKRMTNLKSIGCEFFGKCFSEPFQSLEILSFEYLPEWERWDTNVDRNEHVEIFPRLQKLSIVECPELSGKVPELLPSLKTLVVSKCQKLKFSLSSYPMLCRLEADECKELLCRTPIDSKLIKSMTISNSSLDINGCEGMLHASRTSSSLLQTETISNALEFGKLFKPEFQVLETLVVGNSRELKSWRPYGGFRMLFKPPEELIMFACPDEVSIEESCISLVSFPEISFFPRNLRYLIISEISTLRSLPEEIVDNNSRLESLYIGYCDSLKFVTKGKLPSSLKSLQIENCKNLQHLVDGEHDASAVASSSSFFISYCHSLTFVARQKLPSCIKSLEINCCKNLQCLVDDEEDAPSSSLSSVTLESLQIRDCPQLTCLSSGIHLLEALEDLHIRNCPKLESIPKGLHKLRSIYIKKCPSLVSLAEKGLPNTISHVTISYFEKLDALPNGMHKLQSLQYLKIKECPSILSFSEEGFPTNLKLIRIGGGVDAKMYKAVIQWGLHRLTSLIGLSIEECHDAESFPDEEMRMMLPASLTFLILRRLSKLKYLSSMGFQSLTSLEHLLIEDCPNLTSFPEVGLPSSLLSLEIKNCPKLRKQCKRDRGKEWSKIARIPCVKIDDKFIYDPEAE; from the coding sequence ATGGCAGAGCTCTTACTCTCTGCTTTCCTTGATGTGCTGTTTGATAGATTGGCTTCCCGTGATTTGTTCAACTTTATCCGTCAACTTCAAGGCGGGGTATCTTCAGAGCTCAGAAAGTGGGAAAGAAAACTGAAGACGATTCAGGCCGTGCTCCGCGATGCAGAGGAGAAGCAACTGACGGACGAGGCTGTGAAGATGTGGCTGGACGATCTCCAAGACTTGGCTTGTGATGCTGAGGAcattcttgatgagtttgCTACTCAAGCTTTGGAACACAAGTTGATGGCGGAAGGCCTTGATCAGCCTGGCTCTAGTAGTAAGGTCCGCAACTTGGTCCCCGCAGCATGTTTCCGTTGTTTCAGTCCAATTACCACCGTGAAGTTCAACTTCAGTATGCGGTCCAAGATCAAAGAGATCACCAACCGCTTGGAAGAACTCTGTAAACAAAGAATTGAACTTGGATTGCAATTGATTCCTGGAGGGACTTCCTCAACTGCTGCTGCTCAGCGAAGACCACCCAGTTCAAGTGTCCCAACAGAACCTGTCGTATTTGGGAGAGAGGAAGATAAGACCAAAGTACTTGAAATGGTATTGACTGATACCGCAGCTGATCATGCTAACTTTGCCGTAATACCCATCGTCGGCATGGGTGGGATCGGAAAAACAACCCTTGCTAGGGAGGTCTACAATGACAAGGCCGTTGAAGATTCCGGTAAGTTTGATGTAAAAGCATGGGTTTGTGTCTCCGATGACTTCGATGTTTTGAGCATCTCAAAGGCGCTTCTCGAGTCAATCACCTCGGCAACTTGTGATCTCAAGACTGTAGATAAAGTGCAGGTTCAACTGAAAAAAGCAGTGGACGGAAAAAGATTCTTGCTGGTCTTAGATGATGTTTGGAACGAGGACTACAGCTTGTGGGTAGATTTAAAAGCTCCATTCTTGGCTGCTGCACCAAATAGTAAGATGATTATCACCACACGGAATTCACATGTTGCATCTACAATGGGACCCATTGATCATTATAACCTCGAGCATCTGTTAGACGATGATTGCTGGTCTATTTTCAAAACGCACGCATTTGAGGGTAGAGATCATAATGCACTTGAAATCTCAGAATCATTCCGCAAGAAAGTTGTTGGCAAATGTGGAGGCTTGCCCCTTGCGGCAAAAACACTCGGGGGCCTTCTACGTACTACTACGTACGATATGTGGGACGACATATTGGATAGCAAAATATGGGATTTACCTCGTCAAAGTAGCATCCTCCCTGTGTTAAGATTGAGTTACCACCATCTTCCGTCTCATTTGAAAAGATGTTTTGCCTATTGTGCGATTTTTCCCAAAGATTTTGAATTCGATGAGAAGGAGCTGGTTTTCTTGTGGATTGCTGGGGGTATTATTCGACAGTCAAGCAACAATGAGCAGCTGAAAGATTTGGGCAGCCAGTGCTTTCATGATCTAGTTTCAAGGTCAATTTTTCAACGAAAAGGCTTTGGCAGTTCTAAATTTGCAATGCACGACCTAGTCCATGATCTCGCTCAGCTAGTTTCTGGAGAAACCATTTTCAGGTTAGAGGAGGACAATTCGTCATCAAGAAGATTTGAAAGGGTCCGCCATTCTTCTTATGCATGTGGCGAGTTGGATGGTAGAAATAAGTTCAAGGTTTTCTATGAAATTGAACATCTGCGAACATTCTTGCCATTACACAAAACAGATTACATTATAACTTGTTACATAACTAGCATGGTGTTATATGATTTGTTGCCAAAGTTCAAAAAGTTGAGGTTGCTATCTTTGCAAGGATACTATATTGGCGAGTTACCTATTCCATTTGAAGATTTGAGGCTTTTAAGGTACCTCAACCTTGCTGACACTGACATAAGAAGTTTACCCGAGTCATCATGCTCACTGTTGAACTTGGAAATCttgattttaagaaattgTAGTAGTTTGATAAAGCTGCCGTCGAAAATAAGGAGGTTGATCAATTTATGTCATCTTGATATAAGAGGGGCAATTTTACTGAAGGAGATGCCATTTGGAATGAAGGAGCTCAAGAATCTTCAAACATTATCTAATTTCGTCGTGGGCAAGGGTGGTGAAACTGCATCTGGTTTggaagatttgaaaattttaaaatttctcagtGGTGAACTATGTATTTCAGGATTACAAAATGTGAATGATTCAAAGAATGCAAGAGAAGCTGCGTTATGTGAGAAGCTGAATCTAGAAGCATTGTCGCTAGAATGGGGATCCCAATTTGACAATTCAAGAGATGAAGTAGCAGAAGAGCAAGTACTTGGCGTACTACAACCTCATAAATTTGTTAAAGAGCTCACAATCAAGCGCTATGGGGGAGCGAGATTTCCGCTTTGGATAGGAGATCCATTGTTCTCTAAGATGAATGTCCTTGAATTAGATGACTGTTGGAATTGCACATCATTGCCATCGCTTGGGTTGTTGAGTTCACTTAGAGACCTCACCATTAAGAGGATGACGAACCTAAAAAGCATAGGTTGCGAGTTTTTTGGCAAATGTTTCTCAGAGCCTTTTCAATCGTTGGAGATTCTAAGTTTTGAGTATTTGCCAGAATGGGAGCGCTGGGACACTAACGTCGACAGAAATGAGCACGTTGAAATATTTCCTCGCCTTCAGAAACTTTCCATTGTTGAATGTCCCGAACTCTCTGGAAAAGTGCCAGAGCTTCTGCCCTCCTTGAAAACACTTGTTGTTAGTAAATgtcaaaagttgaaattttcATTGTCAAGCTATCCGATGCTCTGCAGATTAGAAGCTGATGAGTGCAAAGAGCTGCTGTGCAGAACTCCGATTgattctaaattaataaagtcTATGACTATTTCAAATAGTTCATTAGACATAAATGGATGTGAGGGGATGCTTCACGCTAGTCGGACAAGCTCTTCACTGTTACAAACCGAGACAATTTCAAATGCTTTGGAGTTTGGAAAATTATTCAAACCAGAATTTCAGGTATTAGAAACTTTGGTAGTTGGCAATTCTAGAGAGCTCAAGTCATGGAGGCCGTATGGAGGTTTTCGAATGCTTTTTAAACCACCAGAAGAGCTAATTATGTTTGCTTGCCCTGATGAGGTATCAATTGAAGAAAGTTGCATAAGTCTTGTTTCGTTTCCAGAGATCAGTTTTTTCCCAAGAAATCTGCGGTATCTCATAATTTCCGAGATCTCAACATTAAGATCCTTACCTGAGGAAATTGTGGACAACAATTCACGACTTGAAAGCTTGTATATCGGATATTGTGATTCTCTCAAATTCGTCACAAAAGGGAAGTTACCTTCATCTCTTAAAAGTCTTCAGATAGAGAATTGCAAGAACTTACAGCACTTGGTCGATGGTGAACATGATGCTTCTGCTGTTGCTTCTTCTTCgtcattttttatcagttaTTGTCATTCTCTAACATTTGTTGCGAGGCAGAAGCTACCGTCATGTATTAAAAGCCTCGAGATAAACTGCTGTAAGAATTTGCAGTGTTTGGTGGATGATGAAGAGGATGCACCTTCTTCTTCACTTTCATCAGTGACGTTGGAAAGCCTGCAGATAAGGGATTGCCCTCAGCTCACCTGTTTATCATCGGGAATCCACCTACTTGAGGCGCTTGAAGACCTCCACATTCGTAATTGTCCAAAGCTGGAGTCAATACCCAAGGGCCTGCACAAGTTACGGAGCATTTATATAAAGAAGTGTCCAAGTCTTGTTTCCTTGGCAGAAAAAGGGCTTCCCAACACCATTTCACATGTAACCATTTCCTATTTTGAGAAGCTTGATGCCCTGCCCAATGGCATGCACAAACTCCAATctcttcaatatttaaaaataaaggaatGTCCTAGTATTTTATCGTTCTCAGAAGAAGGTTTTCCAACAAATCTAAAACTAATTAGAATTGGAGGTGGAGTTGATGCGAAAATGTATAAGGCAGTCATCCAGTGGGGATTGCACAGGCTTACATCTCTTATAGGCCTCTCAATTGAAGAATGTCATGATGCAGAGTCCTTTCCTGACGAAGAGATGAGAATGATGCTGCCCGCCTCTCTAACTTTTTTGATCCTTAGGAGATTGTCGAAATTGAAATACCTTTCTTCAATGGGTTTTCAGAGCCTCACCTCTCTTGAACATCTATTGATTGAAGATTGCCCAAATCTGACATCATTTCCAGAGGTGGGCCTTCCATCCTCACTTTTGagcttagaaataaaaaattgtccaAAGCTGAGAAAACAGTGCAAAAGGGATAGAGGAAAAGAGTGGTCCAAGATTGCTCGCATTCCTTGCGTTAAGATAGATGACAAATTCATATACGATCCAGAGGCAGAGTAG